Proteins from a single region of Neodiprion virginianus isolate iyNeoVirg1 chromosome 4, iyNeoVirg1.1, whole genome shotgun sequence:
- the LOC124301923 gene encoding inositol hexakisphosphate and diphosphoinositol-pentakisphosphate kinase 2 isoform X8, whose protein sequence is MSYTELEYGYQDLKNATRPVFYVGDINPGQSPLVGQSSSSIYHSSVRDLPKGCLSEDGCMGSTNSLDGEGKQVLVGVCAMAKKSQSKPMKEILTRLEEFEYLKIIVFPEEVILKEPVEDWPIVDCLISFHSKGFPLDKAIQYASLRNPFIINNLRMQYDIQDRRRVYAILNGEGIEIPRYAVLDRDSADPKHHELVESEDHVEVNGITFNKPFVEKPVSAEDHNIYIYYPTSAGGGSQRLFRKIGSRSSVYSPESRVRKTGSYIYEDFMPTDGTDVKVYTVGPDYAHAEARKSPALDGKVERDSEGKEIRYPVILSNAEKLISRKVCLAFKQTVCGFDLLRANGQSFVCDVNGFSFVKNSNKYYDDCAKILGNMILRELAPTLHIPWSVPFQLDDPPIVPTTFGKMMELRCVVAVIRHGDRTPKQKMKVEVRHPKFFEIFAKYDGYKHGHVKLKRPKQLQEILDTARSLLTEIQHRAAGPELEEKQGKLEQLKSVLEMYGHFSGINRKVQMKYQPKGRPRGSSSDDGKTNNRFGEPSLVLILKWGGELTPAGRIQAEELGRIFRCMYPGGQGRHLSGEYAGAQGLGLLRLHSTFRHDLKIYASDEGRVQMTAAAFAKGLLALEGELTPILVQMVKSANTNGLLDNDCDSSKYQNMVKTRLHELLQQDREFTREDREQINPGNALSINAAMNFVKNPVRCCQHVHVLIQKLMDIVRIKKDDPKTKDAILYHGETWELMGRRWGKIEKDFCTKKKRFDISKIPDIYDCIKYDLQHNNHTLQFDYAEELYIYSKYLADIVIPQEYGLTVQEKLTIGQGICTPLLKKIRADLQRNIEETGEETVNRLNPRYSHGVSSPGRHVRTRLYFTSESHVHSLLTVLRYGGLLDVVKDEQWRRAMEYVSMVSELNYMSQIVVMLYEDPTKDPSSEERFHVELHFSPGVNCCVQKNLPPGPGFRPHSRNESNHNLGEAGSGAEGSSQCSTRIEEEDSELSILDDNTNSPVTNSNTSPMETDEGNLALDGESPKASKTIDMMDLDPIIDEPFDSGFLQSSAPIPISARTVAGHEAARLGSQLAASQRQRRELEAAGINEPRARSYDHQRQEKTVKPAEKVQYQSLDAVNKEADCCQKSLKQETDLNVANHCENICKLSRVQKSLRRSFTLAHSLSSPNMPVTMVFNSNSSSSPLITFHRVPLASPGTVCAPIDETNSSYTVAKPQLLTQFKKYGRSYTEATLSNFKVCARRYRHSVSGQMTYFKMLGYNVSKKLTGSTNSLFSTAVISGSSSAPDLKDMVPQHASAVAAIDGFGGVPPIRPLETLHNALSLRQLDSFLEMMTSLSFFRTPASSPPKYPSPGGSVHGSFLQNLSIGSIGREYHSSDNEVIRNQLSPTSPNSAGWSSGAPSFLSSEPSSPAPTSAGECSMSTSLGSNDGMRVFNTAHEFPRTPDLNLDLNNICMGIDQGCRESRGSISFTDYYSNEDGQILKICQDDSCKLIKKSVCVDDATIIDNIDEDEDHTLTLRQSKVQKKQDIKFVFKQQENSNPVQPSCSYKKIGRFRVESMEVADDDVRMKDQVTVCTSNPKSVIQSVLVKEATIEGGRKISKPLFSNESDVDLQQTTEIRAISKSNYSKSEICPLSPLHSNAELDSDYRSFTPIEKELSTLDDLDNTRNSEVILTHPIPINGSRINKPSEPVLTLASSLNDGTNVKVGFDVDTEKAG, encoded by the exons ATGTCTTATACGGAATTAGAGTACGGCTACCAG GATCTGAAGAATGCAACAAGACCAGTCTTCTACGTAGGAGATATTAACCCAGGGCAATCCCCCCTCGTCGGTCAGTCCTCATCTTCGATCTACCATTCCTCGGTACGA GATCTGCCGAAAGGATGCCTAAGCGAAGATGGATGCATGGGAAGTACGAATTCTCTGGATGGTGAGGGAAAGCAAGTCTTGGTTGGTGTTTGTGCAATGGCCAAGAAGTCTCAGAGTAAACCTATGAAGGAGATCTTGACACGGCTTGAAGAGttcgaatatttgaaaatcattgtTTTTCCGGAAGAAGTCATACTTAAA GAACCTGTGGAAGACTGGCCGATAGTCGATTGCTTGATAAGTTTTCACAGCAAAGGTTTTCCGCTCGATAAAGCTATACAGTATGCCAGCTTACGAAATCCATTTATAATTAACAATCTGCGTATGCAATACGATATTCAG GATCGCAGACGAGTTTATGCGATACTCAATGGAGAAGGCATAGAAATACCGCGATACGCAGTCCTGGACAGAGATTCTGCAGATCCAAAGC ATCATGAACTGGTTGAATCGGAGGACCACGTCGAGGTGAATGGTATAACATTTAATAAACCGTTTGTTGAGAAGCCAGTATCTGCCGAAGATcataatatttacatatattatcCAACATCCGCGGGTGGCGGAAGTCAGAGATTATTTAGAAAG ATTGGCAGCCGCAGCAGCGTTTACTCACCAGAGTCTCGGGTCCGGAAAACTGGATCTTACATATATGAAGATTTCATGCCGACTGACGGCACTGACGTTAAAGTTTACACAGTTGGGCCCGATTACGCTCACGCCGAAGCAAGAAAGAGCCCGGCTCTGGATGGCAAAGTGGAACGGGACTCAGAGGGAAAGGAAATACGCTATCCCGTCATTCTTAGCAATGCTGAAAAACTTATAAGCAGAAAAGTATGCCTCGCCTTTAAGCAAACCGTTTGCGGGTTCGATTTGCTCAG AGCCAATGGTCAATCGTTTGTCTGTGACGTTAATGGATTcagttttgttaaaaattcgaaCAAGTATTATGACGATTGCGCGAAAATTTTGGGTAACATGATTCTCAGAGAACTGGCACCTACTCTTCACATTCCCTGGAGCGTTCCGTTTCAACTGGATGATCCACCCATTGTGCCCACTACATTTGGAAAAAT GATGGAGCTAAGATGTGTCGTTGCAGTTATCAGACACGGCGATAGAACTCCCAAGCAAAAAATGAAGGTCGAAGTTCGTCATCCCAA ATTTTTTGAGATCTTTGCCAAGTACGATGGTTACAAACACGGTCACGTCAAACTAAAGCGGCCCAAACAGCTTCAGGAGATTTTGGACACCGCACGTAGCTTGTTAACGGAGATTCAGCATCGTGCTGCTGGACCAGAGTTGGAAGAGAAGCAAGGAAAACTGGAGCAGCTGAAAAGTGTCCTAGAAAT gTATGGCCATTTTTCAGGAATTAATCGTAAGGTCCAGATGAAATATCAGCCTAAAGGCAGACCTAGAGGGAGCTCCTCAGACGACGGTAAAACCAACA ACAGATTTGGCGAGCCATCTTTGGTGCTGATTCTAAAGTGGGGCGGAGAGTTGACGCCAGCTGGACGCATCCAAGCCGAAGAACTTGGCCGTATATTTCGGTGCATGTATCCGGGAGGTCAAGGTAGACACCTTAGTG GAGAATATGCCGGTGCCCAAGGTCTGGGTCTCCTTCGACTGCACTCAACCTTTCGTCATGACTTGAAAATTTACGCCAGCGATGAAGGCAGAGTCCAAATGACGGCTGCAGCTTTCGCCAAGGGTCTACTTGCTTTGGAGGGCGAACTAACTCCCATTCTGGTACAGATGGTCAAAAGTGCCAACACCAATGGACTTTTGGACAACGATTGCGATAGCAGTAAATACCAAAACAT GGTAAAAACGCGACTGCATGAACTACTGCAACAGGATAGAGAATTTACCCGCGAAGATCGCGAGCAGATAAATCCCGGTAATGCTTTGAGCATAAATGCGGcaatgaattttgtaaaaaatccTGTAAGATGTTGTCAGCACGTTCACGTTCTTATACAGAAACTAATGGACATTGTCAGGATTAAGAAAGACGATCCCAAGACGAAAG ATGCTATTCTGTACCACGGGGAAACATGGGAATTAATGGGCCGCCGGTGgggtaaaattgaaaaagatttcTGCACTAAAAAGAAGAGGTTCGACATATCGAAAATCCCCGACATTTATGATTGCATTAAGTACGACCTGCAGCACAACAATCATACGCTTCAGTTTGATTATGCGGAAGAGCTCTACATATACTCAAAATATTTAGCTGATATTGTCATACCGCAG GAATATGGACTAACCGTTCAGGAAAAACTCACCATAGGACAAGGTATTTGCACACCTCTACTGAAAAAGATTCGAGCAGATCTTCAACGAAATATAGAGGAGACCGGCGAAGAAACTGTCAATAGATTAAATCCACG ATACTCGCACGGAGTTTCAAGTCCTGGAAGGCACGTCAGAACGAGATTATACTTTACAAGCGAAAGCCATGTTCACTCCCTACTCACTGTACTGCGATATGGAGGATTACTTGAT GTGGTCAAGGACGAACAATGGCGACGCGCAATGGAGTACGTAAGCATGGTATCAGAATTGAATTACATGTCGCAAATCGTCGTTATGTTATACGAAGATCCAACAAAGGATCCAAGCAGTGAAGAGCGCTTCCATGTCGAGCTTCACTTTAGTCCCGGAGTGAACTGTTGTGTGCAGAAAAATCTTCCCCCGGGACCGGGTTTCCGGCCGCATTCGCGGAACGAGAGTAATCATAATCTC GGTGAGGCGGGATCAGGTGCAGAAGGCAGCTCTCAGTGCAGCACGCGAATCGAAGAGGAAGATTCCGAATTAAGTATCTTGGATGACAACACAAATAGCCCGGTTACAAATTCG AACACTTCACCGATGGAAACAGACGAAGGCAACTTGGCCTTGGATGGCGAGAGCCCGAAGGCGAGTAAAACTATCGATATGATGGACCTGGATCCCATAATCGACGAACCTTTCGATAGTGGCTTTCTACAGAGTTCGGCGCCAATTCCAATCAG CGCGAGAACAGTGGCGGGTCACGAAGCAGCTAGACTTGGCAGCCAGCTAGCAGCGAGTCAACGTCAACGTCGAGAACTGGAGGCAGCGGGTATCAATGAACCAAGAGCCAGAAGCTATGACCACCAGAGACaagaaaaaactgtaaaaC CTGCTGAGAAAGTGCAATATCAAAGTTTGGATGCAGTCAATAAGGAAG CCGATTGCTGTCAAAAGTCACTAAAGCAAGAAACTGATCTGAATGTTGCCAATCATTGCGAGAATATCTGTAAATTATCAAGGGTGCAAAAGTCATTGAGACGATCATTTACTCTAGCACACTCGCTCAGTTCACCCAATATGCCTGTAACCATGGTTTTCAATTCCAATTCATCTTCGTCTCCGTTGATAACTTTTCACCGAGTCCCTCTTGCCTCTCCCGGTACAGTCTGTGCTCCCATAGACGAAACAAATTCGTCTTATACCGTAGCCAAACCGCAATTATTGACGCAATTTAAGAAGTATGGCAGATCTTACACCGAAGCAACTTTGTCTAACTTTAAAGTGTGCG CAAGACGCTATCGTCACAGCGTCTCTGGACAGATGACCTACTTCAAGATGCTCGGATACAACGTTAGCAAGAAGCTTACCGGTTCTACAAACAGCCTGTTCAGCACAGCTGTTATCAGCGGATCGTCGAGCGCCCCGGACCTCAAGGATATGGTGCCTCAGCACGCCTCTGCTGTTGCAG CTATAGATGGATTCGGAGGCGTCCCACCAATCAGACCATTGGAAACATTGCATAACGCACTGTCTCTGAGACAGTTGGACTCGTTTCTAGAAATGATGACTAGCCTGTCTTTTTTCCGCACTCCGGCATCCTCGCCGCCTAAATATCCATCTCCAGGTGGATCTGTTCACGGGTCATTCCTCCAAAATCTAAGCATAGGCAGCATCGGTCGCGAATACCATTCCTCCGATAATGAAGTCATTAG AAATCAGCTGTCACCGACCAGTCCAAACA GCGCAGGTTGGAGCAGTGGAGCGCCATCTTTTTTGTCGTCGGAGCCATCTTCTCCTGCTCCTACGTCGGCGGGTGAATGTAGCATGTCTACCAGTCTCGGTAGCAATGACGG AATGCGCGTGTTCAATACGGCGCACGAATTTCCCAGAACACCAGATTTGAACCTAGACCTAAATAACATCTGTATGGGAATAGATCAAGGCTGCCGAGAAAGCCGTGGAAGTATATCTTTTACAGATTACTACAGTAACGAAGATGgccaaattttgaaaatctgccAAGACGATAGCTGTAAGCTCATCAAGAAATCAGTATGTGTTGATGATGCTACAATCATTGATAACATCGATGAAGACGAGGACCATACTTTGACATTGAGACAGAGCAAGGTGCAGAAGAAACAAGAcatcaaatttgttttcaaacagCAGGAAAATTCTAATCCGGTACAACCGAGTTgtagttataaaaaaattggaag ATTCCGTGTGGAAAGTATGGAAGTTGCGGATGATGACGTTAGGATGAAAGACCAGGTTACAGTGTGTACCAGCAATCCGAAAAGTGTGATCCAATCTGTGTTAGTCAAAGAGGCAACTATCGAAGGTggtagaaaaatatcaaaaccATTGTTCAGTAATGAGAGTGATGTTGATTTACAACAAACGACTGAAATACGGGCAATCTCCAAGAgcaattattcaaaatctgAAATCTGTCCTCTTTCACCACTACATTCGAATGCAGAACTTGACTCCGATTACCGGAGCTTTACTCCAATTGAAAAGGAACTTTCTACTTTGGATGATCTTGACAACACAAGAAACTCGGAGGTGATCCTCACCCATCCAATTCCCATCAATGGATCGAGAATTAACAAACCATCTGAACCTGTACTTACACTAGCGAGCAGTCTTAATGACGGTACAAATGTTAAAGTTGGTTTTGACGTTGATACCGAAAAAGCAGGTTAA
- the LOC124301923 gene encoding inositol hexakisphosphate and diphosphoinositol-pentakisphosphate kinase 2 isoform X2, with protein MSYTELEYGYQDLKNATRPVFYVGDINPGQSPLVGQSSSSIYHSSDLPKGCLSEDGCMGSTNSLDGEGKQVLVGVCAMAKKSQSKPMKEILTRLEEFEYLKIIVFPEEVILKEPVEDWPIVDCLISFHSKGFPLDKAIQYASLRNPFIINNLRMQYDIQGLQDRRRVYAILNGEGIEIPRYAVLDRDSADPKHHELVESEDHVEVNGITFNKPFVEKPVSAEDHNIYIYYPTSAGGGSQRLFRKIGSRSSVYSPESRVRKTGSYIYEDFMPTDGTDVKVYTVGPDYAHAEARKSPALDGKVERDSEGKEIRYPVILSNAEKLISRKVCLAFKQTVCGFDLLRANGQSFVCDVNGFSFVKNSNKYYDDCAKILGNMILRELAPTLHIPWSVPFQLDDPPIVPTTFGKMMELRCVVAVIRHGDRTPKQKMKVEVRHPKFFEIFAKYDGYKHGHVKLKRPKQLQEILDTARSLLTEIQHRAAGPELEEKQGKLEQLKSVLEMYGHFSGINRKVQMKYQPKGRPRGSSSDDGKTNNRFGEPSLVLILKWGGELTPAGRIQAEELGRIFRCMYPGGQGRHLSGEYAGAQGLGLLRLHSTFRHDLKIYASDEGRVQMTAAAFAKGLLALEGELTPILVQMVKSANTNGLLDNDCDSSKYQNMVKTRLHELLQQDREFTREDREQINPGNALSINAAMNFVKNPVRCCQHVHVLIQKLMDIVRIKKDDPKTKDAILYHGETWELMGRRWGKIEKDFCTKKKRFDISKIPDIYDCIKYDLQHNNHTLQFDYAEELYIYSKYLADIVIPQEYGLTVQEKLTIGQGICTPLLKKIRADLQRNIEETGEETVNRLNPRRILHFRYSHGVSSPGRHVRTRLYFTSESHVHSLLTVLRYGGLLDVVKDEQWRRAMEYVSMVSELNYMSQIVVMLYEDPTKDPSSEERFHVELHFSPGVNCCVQKNLPPGPGFRPHSRNESNHNLGEAGSGAEGSSQCSTRIEEEDSELSILDDNTNSPVTNSNTSPMETDEGNLALDGESPKASKTIDMMDLDPIIDEPFDSGFLQSSAPIPISARTVAGHEAARLGSQLAASQRQRRELEAAGINEPRARSYDHQRQEKTVKPAEKVQYQSLDAVNKEADCCQKSLKQETDLNVANHCENICKLSRVQKSLRRSFTLAHSLSSPNMPVTMVFNSNSSSSPLITFHRVPLASPGTVCAPIDETNSSYTVAKPQLLTQFKKYGRSYTEATLSNFKVCARRYRHSVSGQMTYFKMLGYNVSKKLTGSTNSLFSTAVISGSSSAPDLKDMVPQHASAVAAIDGFGGVPPIRPLETLHNALSLRQLDSFLEMMTSLSFFRTPASSPPKYPSPGGSVHGSFLQNLSIGSIGREYHSSDNEVIRNQLSPTSPNSAGWSSGAPSFLSSEPSSPAPTSAGECSMSTSLGSNDGMRVFNTAHEFPRTPDLNLDLNNICMGIDQGCRESRGSISFTDYYSNEDGQILKICQDDSCKLIKKSVCVDDATIIDNIDEDEDHTLTLRQSKVQKKQDIKFVFKQQENSNPVQPSCSYKKIGRFRVESMEVADDDVRMKDQVTVCTSNPKSVIQSVLVKEATIEGGRKISKPLFSNESDVDLQQTTEIRAISKSNYSKSEICPLSPLHSNAELDSDYRSFTPIEKELSTLDDLDNTRNSEVILTHPIPINGSRINKPSEPVLTLASSLNDGTNVKVGFDVDTEKAG; from the exons ATGTCTTATACGGAATTAGAGTACGGCTACCAG GATCTGAAGAATGCAACAAGACCAGTCTTCTACGTAGGAGATATTAACCCAGGGCAATCCCCCCTCGTCGGTCAGTCCTCATCTTCGATCTACCATTCCTCG GATCTGCCGAAAGGATGCCTAAGCGAAGATGGATGCATGGGAAGTACGAATTCTCTGGATGGTGAGGGAAAGCAAGTCTTGGTTGGTGTTTGTGCAATGGCCAAGAAGTCTCAGAGTAAACCTATGAAGGAGATCTTGACACGGCTTGAAGAGttcgaatatttgaaaatcattgtTTTTCCGGAAGAAGTCATACTTAAA GAACCTGTGGAAGACTGGCCGATAGTCGATTGCTTGATAAGTTTTCACAGCAAAGGTTTTCCGCTCGATAAAGCTATACAGTATGCCAGCTTACGAAATCCATTTATAATTAACAATCTGCGTATGCAATACGATATTCAG GGCTTACAGGATCGCAGACGAGTTTATGCGATACTCAATGGAGAAGGCATAGAAATACCGCGATACGCAGTCCTGGACAGAGATTCTGCAGATCCAAAGC ATCATGAACTGGTTGAATCGGAGGACCACGTCGAGGTGAATGGTATAACATTTAATAAACCGTTTGTTGAGAAGCCAGTATCTGCCGAAGATcataatatttacatatattatcCAACATCCGCGGGTGGCGGAAGTCAGAGATTATTTAGAAAG ATTGGCAGCCGCAGCAGCGTTTACTCACCAGAGTCTCGGGTCCGGAAAACTGGATCTTACATATATGAAGATTTCATGCCGACTGACGGCACTGACGTTAAAGTTTACACAGTTGGGCCCGATTACGCTCACGCCGAAGCAAGAAAGAGCCCGGCTCTGGATGGCAAAGTGGAACGGGACTCAGAGGGAAAGGAAATACGCTATCCCGTCATTCTTAGCAATGCTGAAAAACTTATAAGCAGAAAAGTATGCCTCGCCTTTAAGCAAACCGTTTGCGGGTTCGATTTGCTCAG AGCCAATGGTCAATCGTTTGTCTGTGACGTTAATGGATTcagttttgttaaaaattcgaaCAAGTATTATGACGATTGCGCGAAAATTTTGGGTAACATGATTCTCAGAGAACTGGCACCTACTCTTCACATTCCCTGGAGCGTTCCGTTTCAACTGGATGATCCACCCATTGTGCCCACTACATTTGGAAAAAT GATGGAGCTAAGATGTGTCGTTGCAGTTATCAGACACGGCGATAGAACTCCCAAGCAAAAAATGAAGGTCGAAGTTCGTCATCCCAA ATTTTTTGAGATCTTTGCCAAGTACGATGGTTACAAACACGGTCACGTCAAACTAAAGCGGCCCAAACAGCTTCAGGAGATTTTGGACACCGCACGTAGCTTGTTAACGGAGATTCAGCATCGTGCTGCTGGACCAGAGTTGGAAGAGAAGCAAGGAAAACTGGAGCAGCTGAAAAGTGTCCTAGAAAT gTATGGCCATTTTTCAGGAATTAATCGTAAGGTCCAGATGAAATATCAGCCTAAAGGCAGACCTAGAGGGAGCTCCTCAGACGACGGTAAAACCAACA ACAGATTTGGCGAGCCATCTTTGGTGCTGATTCTAAAGTGGGGCGGAGAGTTGACGCCAGCTGGACGCATCCAAGCCGAAGAACTTGGCCGTATATTTCGGTGCATGTATCCGGGAGGTCAAGGTAGACACCTTAGTG GAGAATATGCCGGTGCCCAAGGTCTGGGTCTCCTTCGACTGCACTCAACCTTTCGTCATGACTTGAAAATTTACGCCAGCGATGAAGGCAGAGTCCAAATGACGGCTGCAGCTTTCGCCAAGGGTCTACTTGCTTTGGAGGGCGAACTAACTCCCATTCTGGTACAGATGGTCAAAAGTGCCAACACCAATGGACTTTTGGACAACGATTGCGATAGCAGTAAATACCAAAACAT GGTAAAAACGCGACTGCATGAACTACTGCAACAGGATAGAGAATTTACCCGCGAAGATCGCGAGCAGATAAATCCCGGTAATGCTTTGAGCATAAATGCGGcaatgaattttgtaaaaaatccTGTAAGATGTTGTCAGCACGTTCACGTTCTTATACAGAAACTAATGGACATTGTCAGGATTAAGAAAGACGATCCCAAGACGAAAG ATGCTATTCTGTACCACGGGGAAACATGGGAATTAATGGGCCGCCGGTGgggtaaaattgaaaaagatttcTGCACTAAAAAGAAGAGGTTCGACATATCGAAAATCCCCGACATTTATGATTGCATTAAGTACGACCTGCAGCACAACAATCATACGCTTCAGTTTGATTATGCGGAAGAGCTCTACATATACTCAAAATATTTAGCTGATATTGTCATACCGCAG GAATATGGACTAACCGTTCAGGAAAAACTCACCATAGGACAAGGTATTTGCACACCTCTACTGAAAAAGATTCGAGCAGATCTTCAACGAAATATAGAGGAGACCGGCGAAGAAACTGTCAATAGATTAAATCCACG TCGTATCCTCCATTTCAGATACTCGCACGGAGTTTCAAGTCCTGGAAGGCACGTCAGAACGAGATTATACTTTACAAGCGAAAGCCATGTTCACTCCCTACTCACTGTACTGCGATATGGAGGATTACTTGAT GTGGTCAAGGACGAACAATGGCGACGCGCAATGGAGTACGTAAGCATGGTATCAGAATTGAATTACATGTCGCAAATCGTCGTTATGTTATACGAAGATCCAACAAAGGATCCAAGCAGTGAAGAGCGCTTCCATGTCGAGCTTCACTTTAGTCCCGGAGTGAACTGTTGTGTGCAGAAAAATCTTCCCCCGGGACCGGGTTTCCGGCCGCATTCGCGGAACGAGAGTAATCATAATCTC GGTGAGGCGGGATCAGGTGCAGAAGGCAGCTCTCAGTGCAGCACGCGAATCGAAGAGGAAGATTCCGAATTAAGTATCTTGGATGACAACACAAATAGCCCGGTTACAAATTCG AACACTTCACCGATGGAAACAGACGAAGGCAACTTGGCCTTGGATGGCGAGAGCCCGAAGGCGAGTAAAACTATCGATATGATGGACCTGGATCCCATAATCGACGAACCTTTCGATAGTGGCTTTCTACAGAGTTCGGCGCCAATTCCAATCAG CGCGAGAACAGTGGCGGGTCACGAAGCAGCTAGACTTGGCAGCCAGCTAGCAGCGAGTCAACGTCAACGTCGAGAACTGGAGGCAGCGGGTATCAATGAACCAAGAGCCAGAAGCTATGACCACCAGAGACaagaaaaaactgtaaaaC CTGCTGAGAAAGTGCAATATCAAAGTTTGGATGCAGTCAATAAGGAAG CCGATTGCTGTCAAAAGTCACTAAAGCAAGAAACTGATCTGAATGTTGCCAATCATTGCGAGAATATCTGTAAATTATCAAGGGTGCAAAAGTCATTGAGACGATCATTTACTCTAGCACACTCGCTCAGTTCACCCAATATGCCTGTAACCATGGTTTTCAATTCCAATTCATCTTCGTCTCCGTTGATAACTTTTCACCGAGTCCCTCTTGCCTCTCCCGGTACAGTCTGTGCTCCCATAGACGAAACAAATTCGTCTTATACCGTAGCCAAACCGCAATTATTGACGCAATTTAAGAAGTATGGCAGATCTTACACCGAAGCAACTTTGTCTAACTTTAAAGTGTGCG CAAGACGCTATCGTCACAGCGTCTCTGGACAGATGACCTACTTCAAGATGCTCGGATACAACGTTAGCAAGAAGCTTACCGGTTCTACAAACAGCCTGTTCAGCACAGCTGTTATCAGCGGATCGTCGAGCGCCCCGGACCTCAAGGATATGGTGCCTCAGCACGCCTCTGCTGTTGCAG CTATAGATGGATTCGGAGGCGTCCCACCAATCAGACCATTGGAAACATTGCATAACGCACTGTCTCTGAGACAGTTGGACTCGTTTCTAGAAATGATGACTAGCCTGTCTTTTTTCCGCACTCCGGCATCCTCGCCGCCTAAATATCCATCTCCAGGTGGATCTGTTCACGGGTCATTCCTCCAAAATCTAAGCATAGGCAGCATCGGTCGCGAATACCATTCCTCCGATAATGAAGTCATTAG AAATCAGCTGTCACCGACCAGTCCAAACA GCGCAGGTTGGAGCAGTGGAGCGCCATCTTTTTTGTCGTCGGAGCCATCTTCTCCTGCTCCTACGTCGGCGGGTGAATGTAGCATGTCTACCAGTCTCGGTAGCAATGACGG AATGCGCGTGTTCAATACGGCGCACGAATTTCCCAGAACACCAGATTTGAACCTAGACCTAAATAACATCTGTATGGGAATAGATCAAGGCTGCCGAGAAAGCCGTGGAAGTATATCTTTTACAGATTACTACAGTAACGAAGATGgccaaattttgaaaatctgccAAGACGATAGCTGTAAGCTCATCAAGAAATCAGTATGTGTTGATGATGCTACAATCATTGATAACATCGATGAAGACGAGGACCATACTTTGACATTGAGACAGAGCAAGGTGCAGAAGAAACAAGAcatcaaatttgttttcaaacagCAGGAAAATTCTAATCCGGTACAACCGAGTTgtagttataaaaaaattggaag ATTCCGTGTGGAAAGTATGGAAGTTGCGGATGATGACGTTAGGATGAAAGACCAGGTTACAGTGTGTACCAGCAATCCGAAAAGTGTGATCCAATCTGTGTTAGTCAAAGAGGCAACTATCGAAGGTggtagaaaaatatcaaaaccATTGTTCAGTAATGAGAGTGATGTTGATTTACAACAAACGACTGAAATACGGGCAATCTCCAAGAgcaattattcaaaatctgAAATCTGTCCTCTTTCACCACTACATTCGAATGCAGAACTTGACTCCGATTACCGGAGCTTTACTCCAATTGAAAAGGAACTTTCTACTTTGGATGATCTTGACAACACAAGAAACTCGGAGGTGATCCTCACCCATCCAATTCCCATCAATGGATCGAGAATTAACAAACCATCTGAACCTGTACTTACACTAGCGAGCAGTCTTAATGACGGTACAAATGTTAAAGTTGGTTTTGACGTTGATACCGAAAAAGCAGGTTAA